A segment of the Lolium perenne isolate Kyuss_39 chromosome 3, Kyuss_2.0, whole genome shotgun sequence genome:
GAAGCATGGGTTGCACCAAAATTATCCGTTGCTCCAATAATATGGACATCATTCAAGCTATGACAGGTTTCTCAAATAGAGTCGCAACGGCTATTCTGGATGATTGTTATCACTTGGCATCAGATTTTGTGAAGATCGAATTCGAACATAATTGTCACAAAGCAAATATTGTAGCCCATGAACTAGCTAGGATAGCATGGTATCAAGAGCACCATGTATGGCTCGATGATCCACCAACTTCTATCGTACCCTTGCTGATCAAAGATGTCACCCTTGTTACTAATGAATAAAGAGTATGATTACCTCAAGAAAATAATTAAGGTGAAGCAGAGTCAGTATCTCAAATTTGAGTCGTAGGTGTACCTTGGGCACAACACCACTACACTAGCATGGGCGAGACATAGCTAGGCGACCGGAAGCGCTCGATCGGTGCAATCGACACACGATGTCTTCCCGAAAATACTGCGAACTCACTTGTCACGGGTACGAACAACCGGATGCGGCAAGGATATTTTGAGGGAAAGTGACGCGGCTGTTGTGCTGACGAAATGCGTCAGTGAAAAGCTACGTGCACGGTTGCCTATGCATGATGGGAGCATAGGGAAACAGGGACCTAGTTGTTTGGTCTGTATTTTTTTCTTATGTCCTTGTTGTTTCTTGCTGTTGATCATCGTGTGACAGCGACGATTTCCAGATTGTTTTGTGCGATGCATGCCTTATGACGACAGAGGCATTTCTTGTTTTCTATGGACGGATGAACGAGCTGGAGAATGTTAAATTTGATTGCATCTTTGATTTTTTATTGCTACCATGTTTTAAGATGTCAACTTCTCACACAAAGGTCACTTAAAAAAAAATTGGGCAATGTCAAAAAAAGAAATTTTATGCTTAAAAATAGGTTTCAATgagaatatttttgtatttttacgCAACcacaaaaaaattcaaaactttGAACTTCGGCGTACACCTAGAAgttttatactccctccatttctAAAAATGTTGCTCAGCTTTATCTATATACGAATGTATGCagacatattttagttatagTTATAGATACATTCGAATTTAGATAAAGTTGAGCAGATTTTTTCGGAATGAAGGGAATAAAATTTTCGATAtttttaaaaacacatttaattgCAATAAAGGAATCAAGAAAGTTGCAAAGTCGCCGCAGCTTACTGCTTTCTACTACATGTACCGTTTTAATCAGGGTCAGTCCATACATGTTTGCTTCTCACAAGTGAACCACTCTGCGTCGATTAAAGAGGAACGGGGGCAGTATTATGGTATATAATTTCAGGCCACAAATATGCCTATAATTTCACTCTTTTCCTGACCTATGAGCCAAAAAATCATGTCCAAAAACATGCCTAAAATTTCAGTCACCGCTGCTTACTGCTTTTCTATATTAGAGTCTCTTCACGTGCCTTTTAAGGCTCTTTGCAAATTTCTTGGTTCCTTTATTGCAACTCAAAGATTACATTAATTAAATAAAGTAATTAAAGTGCAAAGTGGTTCTACCTTTTCGGATCTGCGTCAACTAAACAAGAGGGCAATCATATGAAACGGCCTAGCAGACACAGCAGATATTCCTCAGCAAAATGCGCCATTCATGCAACAGCACAATCAGATAGTAGCAGATATAGACGTTCGTCTCAAATCCAAAAGAGAGGGTCATAAATTAACTGTCGATATAGCCGTTCAGCAGAATTTATGGACCAAGATTTCTGATACGGCTCAATGGCTGGTAGCCTGGTACAAGCAACAACCGAATCACTCAACAGGAAAATCACAATAGTATTGGCACTTGGTATGATCACAAAACATCAGTGTACATGTGTTTGGTCGTCAAAAATTGAGAAGAAAAATCACCTTAGGGGCGATAAGGTCATAGAgcatagaaaaaataatacttcCATTAAGGACTGGTTACTTAATCACATAAACAGGACAAAATGACATTGAAGGCTCTGCTTATTTAAATTAGAATTCCAAAACAAAAACCCCTTTCAGAAAGGGAAGAGTAGGGCAAACAAAAAGGCAGACATATCTTGGGAGTACACCTTGCTCCTGGTCCAGATCAGCATACAATACAATTTGCAGAATTCGAAGCTAGCGAATATCACAAGCATCTATGCATTCTCCATCAGCCGCAACACCTCAATTTCTGTGGGCAGTGAAGGGATCGCCCCTTTCTTTATGGTGGTGATTGCTCCACATGCGTTGGCAAACTTAATCGCATCCTCGAGCTTTTTCTGATCCTGCAAAAGTCAGCAGATAATGAATTAGTGAACCACCTACTTCTGTGGAATAGTAATTCTAAAGCACATTTGGCAACTcacttgcaacgatgatggatctAGGACAATTTTTCGTAGCAGAGCACCAACAAATGCGTCACCAGCCCCGGTTGTATCAACCTGTTGTACTTTGTAGGATGGGACACTTCCACGGAAATCCTACAATCAAATACAACAGGCTGTAAGTACTTATCACAGCATGAGTGTCTTCAAGACTCAAAGGCATACTAAGCAAAGCCATAACCCAATGAAGCATTGATTTGGACAGAAGGGATACAGGCAGCGATGAGATAACCATTAGTTCAAACAATAACTAGTAAAAGCTTCTGCAAGCATACCCTGGCATAGTACTTGCATCCTTGGTCTCCAAGAGTGACCAGGAGGAGCTTAAAGGTAGGGCGCCACAGCTTCATGACAACATCATCCTCCACCGAGTCGATGCCAGTCAAAAACTCAAGCTCAACCTCGCTGACCTTGACAATGTCAGCCTGGTCCCAGATACTCAAGATCTTGGTGCGGGCCTCCTCACGGGATGGCCACAATGCCTCCCTCAGGTTGGGGTCATAGGAGAGCAGCGCGCCAGCCTCCTTGGCAACCTCCATGGCGCGGAGGTGTGCTGACCGGCAAGGCTCAGCAATCAAACTTATTGATCCATAGTGGAAGACCGCAGCCTGTGTGCAATATAAGTTGTGAGACATTTTCCCTCAAAACATATAAAAAGTGCAGTACAGCAACTTCACAGCAAATAGACAGGTTTAAGAGTCATATTATATAAGAATTGGATACTTTTTGATCAATTCTACAAGTAGAGGCACAAATCTACCAGGAACAACTGAACTATCTAGCAGCAAATGGTATGTGGTCATTCTGGATCATAATTTTGTTACACATACAGAGATACAAGATGTAGCCATATTCATACCAACTGAACCATCCAACATGCACAGTTGTGCCTAACAGTACCAAAGATCAAACATTTTCTCAAAAGTTTTACTAAGCATGGATATATCAGACACAAGTGGAGACTGCTCAATTATTGCACTAGAGCAAAGGAAACAAACTTCCCGTTTGACACTATTGTACATGCGACGGGATAAAGTATTCTCCTTGGCCGGCTGATGCCGGTGGATCCAAGAACCGGGAAATTGACTTGTTCCATAACATCCTTCCCTAGATTAGCCATCCTGTCTCCCCCAAATTTATGCATGCTACTAGGATGAACCACATATGTACGACGCATGATCAGATCCGGGAAAAGAACAAGTAGCAATCTAGAACGCACAACAAGATCCGACCCAAGACGAGCACCTTATTTGCCAAGGAATATCTGGATTCCAGGGAAGATTCAGCACCCAATCACTCCCGAATTACACGAGGCGAAAAGGACACGCTTTGTTAGGTGGTGGAAGAGGACAAGGGAAATCccagccgcgcgccgccgccacctaATGCGCACCAAACCAGCAGTACAGGGAAACTAACGCTGGCGTCCAGATCCGATAGGGAGATCCCACGATGAGGTCGATGGGATCCAAGGCGGAGATCGCGGGACAACGGTGTGACGAGATCATGAGAGTAGTAAGGATTCTTCTAGTAGTATGTAGAAAAGATTGGGTTTTTACCCTCTTGAGGAGGCCGACGTTGAGC
Coding sequences within it:
- the LOC127345074 gene encoding fructokinase-1, which produces MAGRNELVVSFGEMLIDFVPTVAGVSLAEAPAFLKAPGGAPANVAIAVARLGGAAAFAGKLGDDEFGRMLAAILRENGVDDSAVVFDAGARTALAFVTLRADGEREFMFYRNPSADMLLTADELNVGLLKRAAVFHYGSISLIAEPCRSAHLRAMEVAKEAGALLSYDPNLREALWPSREEARTKILSIWDQADIVKVSEVELEFLTGIDSVEDDVVMKLWRPTFKLLLVTLGDQGCKYYARDFRGSVPSYKVQQVDTTGAGDAFVGALLRKIVLDPSSLQDQKKLEDAIKFANACGAITTIKKGAIPSLPTEIEVLRLMENA